ATGGTGGTGATACTCCTCAGAATCCACAAAAGCATTAACCATCGCCTGGAAGCCCTGACGTACCAAAATGTCGTGGTAGGTGGCCACCTCAGCCTTATCTGCCGGCGCCCGCCCCAAAAAGTGCTTGAACCCCTGCTCCACACAACGCGTGTTACAACCCGCATTAAAAAAGAGCTGCTGATAGAGATGGGATCCCCCTACTTGTCGAACCAGACGCTTAATACCCACCCGACCCCGGAGAAAATCCTGCTCAATTTTTTCTAGCTCACCTACTTTTTCGTGCTGGTAGGGCTGGCGTTCCAAAATCTGCTGATAGGCAGCGCGCAAAAGATTCTGTAAGGCTTGAGGATCCCGATTTCGCTGACGCGACTCCATGATGGTTGCTCCTTAATAAACGAAACTGACCGGAAAGATTAAATTTGCGAAAAAGGCAAGAAGACCCATTCAAAGAAATGATGAAGCTGTCGTAGAGTTGGAATTAAGCTCATCCATCTCAAGGCAGAGGGAAGCAAAGGCTCTCATCCAGATTTATCTTGACAGCAGGATCAGCTGCTGGATTTTGCGATAAATATTTACGAAGAATACCCGATCTGAGCCTGTTTCCGTAATTCTACTTTCCAGAAAACTAAATCAATAAAAATTCCGTATTTACTCGTAGTTAAGGATTATTTCATCCCTATTCACAGAACCCCAGCCAAAATGCAGAATACAAAAGAGGGCTTCTCTTGATTCTCAACCAGCCCATTATTCCGGAGCATCCAGATCACATTCAGACCATTATTATGTGCTGAGCACGCCGATGGATCCCATTTATGGTTAAACAAATTCGACTGGAGCCTCTGTCCCGTATCTCCGAGGTAGATACCTATAGCAACTTGCTATCAGCTATTCTTTCGGAGGATTTGCACGTTTCGCGAGAATGTAATGGTCGCGGCATTTGTGCCACCTGCCACATCTATGTCAAAGAGGGTCTAGACAGTTTGACGCCAATGACCCCGCGCGAGTCGAAAACACTTGAAGTGATCACCAGCGCCAAAACCAATTCGCGTCTTGCCTGTCAAGCCAGAGTGATTTCTGATGGCGTGGTGGTGGAACTGCCGCCAGGGATGTACGTAAACTCCCTACAAGATGTGGAAGTTCTTATCGGCAGACGAGCAGAACAAGACTTGCTTCATCCCCGCACAGGGAAAGTTTTGGTCGAGCAAGGTAAAGTCATTACCCGTTCTACCGTAAAGCAACTGGAAAATGAAGATTTCCACCTAATTGGTAGCACCCTAGCACAAACTCGGGAAGTTTGAAGATAGACCTCTAGGAATCCCCAAAGCAAACTCTACTTTTCTTCTCGCAACTTGAGCATTCAGCGGCTACAGCTCTTGCATTGAATTGCTTGAATCTATTCCATCAGGAGAGACCGATGACCACCTCTACCTCTCGACCCGATCCCCGTCCCGCGGTCACAATGCCCACTGGTCGTGAAAAACATTCCCACTACAGTTACCGAGATTTCTTTCGATTTAATCGAGACCAAGGCACAATTATCGATTGGAATAACACTCAAAATCTCCTGCTTAGCGAAGACTTTATCGTTGGCCTGCAGACGGGCTTGGAACGGGAAGTGGGGGATGCCTCTGCCGCTGTTATGTACACCATTGGCATGGATTGGGGCACTCGGGATTCTGTGTATTTCTCCCAATGGTACGAACGGGAATATGGGATCGGGGTGAAGCAATCTAACCTACTCTTTCTGCTGGAAACCTGGTGGTGGCCCTTTACCGCCCAAGGTTGGGGTAAGTGGGAAGTGGAAACAGAATCCAAGCAAAAGGGATTTTTGTTTATCAACCTATTCGACTCGATGGTGGCCCGCACGCTTGGGGATGTGGGCAAACCTGTCTGCCATCTCTATGCCGGTTTGTTTGCTGGGTTCTTCACTGCCATGACCTCCAGAGAGCTAGGCTGCATCGAGATCCAGTGCTACGCCATGGGAGAAACCTACTGCAAATTCCTCCTGGGTGGGCAAGAGCGAATTGATGCTGCCAATTTCTGGATTGCGGAAGGAGCAAGCGCACGCGAGATCGAACATCGTTTGCACCAATTGTGAGTGTCTTGTGATCACTGTTTATCCCCAGCTCTTCAGAGATTTAGCCATGCTCACCCTACATCCTGGTCGAGATTTAACTCAGCCGCTATCGGCTTTTTTACAGGGGTTGAACTGGGACAACCGCCCCCTCACTCCTACCTTGCCCACAGAGGATCCCATCTCTGCCCCAGCTGGAATGCTGCCTCTCACCCAGTCAGTCGGACAATTTTTTGCTGCCTTTAACTGGTCAGGGATCCGACCGCGCCTACAGCCTGTGCCCGAATTGCCGGAGGAGGATCCCTTCACGCTTGATGATTTTGCGGCTTTGTTTGGTGGGGCTTTGCTCTAGCAAGTTGCCCTCAAGCCTCCTCCCCCTTTTGCTGACTTGAATGGCTCTCGATTCTAATGGCTTAAGGAACCCCTACCTATGCATGACATCTACTCTTGGCCCGAGCGCATTGCCGATCGAGAAGGGGATTACCTCCCTCCTGATGATCTGCAAAGCCTGATTCGCTACTCTCTCTCCTTTCCAGAACGATTGGATCTGTACCAAGTGTTTCAACAACAAGAACTCACTTGGATCCAAGAAGTCTTAAACCAGCAGGGATCCGTAGACACTGCCAACTTGTCTCCTGCCCAATGCCTCCTAGCCCGTCAATTGGCCCTGTGTTTGCGCTCCGTCGGGTTAAGCCTGCTCATGGGGGATCCCTTGCCGCTGCAGCAATGGATCTGTGGAGCAATGGAATACTATCTGGGCTTACCAGAGGCCCTTGACCAGCTCTGGCAGACTCTTCAGGGATCGCTGCCAACGGAGCAGCAGGATTTGGTTGCCCCTTACTGGCAAATGTTGCGGGCTGCCTGTCCTAGCCCAGCTCCCGAGGCAGAACCCAGCCCTACCCCATCCGTTGTCGCTGAAGTGGAACCACCCCACGCTTCTCCAGAACCGGCCCTCACTCTGATGGAAATGTTTGTCTAACTCAGTCTGTCTAACTCACACCAACTCAAATAAGGAGTGACAACCCATGAACTTGATGTTTGCGGATCTCCTTCAGAACGCGGAAGGCCGTTACCTGCACCCGAATGAACTCAAAAGTTTGCACGACTATGTGGAAGGGATCCCGAAACGAGTGCGCATCTACCAGGTCCTCCAGTCGAAAGAGAGTGAGCTGCTGGATCGGGTGATTGAGAAATTTCAGCCCATGCTACCCAACTTGACCCGTCGCCATGGGGTCTTGGCGTGGGAACGGTG
The sequence above is drawn from the Thermostichus vulcanus str. 'Rupite' genome and encodes:
- a CDS encoding V4R domain-containing protein, with translation MTTSTSRPDPRPAVTMPTGREKHSHYSYRDFFRFNRDQGTIIDWNNTQNLLLSEDFIVGLQTGLEREVGDASAAVMYTIGMDWGTRDSVYFSQWYEREYGIGVKQSNLLFLLETWWWPFTAQGWGKWEVETESKQKGFLFINLFDSMVARTLGDVGKPVCHLYAGLFAGFFTAMTSRELGCIEIQCYAMGETYCKFLLGGQERIDAANFWIAEGASAREIEHRLHQL
- a CDS encoding 2Fe-2S iron-sulfur cluster-binding protein encodes the protein MVKQIRLEPLSRISEVDTYSNLLSAILSEDLHVSRECNGRGICATCHIYVKEGLDSLTPMTPRESKTLEVITSAKTNSRLACQARVISDGVVVELPPGMYVNSLQDVEVLIGRRAEQDLLHPRTGKVLVEQGKVITRSTVKQLENEDFHLIGSTLAQTREV
- a CDS encoding phycobilisome rod-core linker polypeptide, translated to MESRQRNRDPQALQNLLRAAYQQILERQPYQHEKVGELEKIEQDFLRGRVGIKRLVRQVGGSHLYQQLFFNAGCNTRCVEQGFKHFLGRAPADKAEVATYHDILVRQGFQAMVNAFVDSEEYHHHFGNERLPHPRQRLMGYPPVAYLLTDRMNRSHQLAMQGSPLLQSLAVM